The Actinomadura sp. WMMB 499 genome includes a window with the following:
- a CDS encoding serine/threonine-protein kinase, translated as MTGVDPLLPGDPERLGPYELAGRLGEGGQSIVYLGRREDGAEAAIKLLRARLSRNPEWRSRFERELAVIGRVAGFCTAQVLDADFSGDAPYVVSEYVPGPSLSAQVGAHGPRTGTDLDRLAIGTVTALAAIHRAGILHRDFKPSNVLMGPDGPRVIDFGIARVLGSSSSSKGSGIMGTPSYMAPEQIADGDLGAGVDMFAWAATMVFAATGRHPFGNDNISAVFHRILHYEPDMSALPDTLRGVVAACLAKDAARRPEAQQVLLDLLGGAAPAAPAAPYGARDDRALSTGAQFAAPPHVPPHPSPPARPRASADPPSPPAPPLGGAHPPPPGAEDGTHPAGSTDTVPPVRPRRRLRIAALALPVVLLAGGGAAWAVVAAASGGEDPPASTDAAAPPAGAAAGVRSAEHAVETVLSFDHASYERNVTAAHGVSTERYGADYDRQLAARDYRAELESKDGSVTTDIAGSAVVSATPDSVTVLTYVERTVRASGAEPNELRDPMRATVIRRGDRWLLDTLYTLRAGSPRARTDGARWPGARARDVLSVVARHPSIAAGTIVGAGLRPGGSGDEITALVALGECTSACDDADPIGVHQVRVGKAGDGWRVIGARKL; from the coding sequence ATGACGGGCGTCGACCCCCTGCTGCCCGGGGACCCCGAGCGGCTGGGCCCGTACGAGCTGGCCGGGCGGCTGGGCGAGGGCGGGCAGAGCATCGTCTACCTGGGACGGAGGGAGGACGGCGCGGAGGCGGCGATCAAGCTGCTGCGAGCCCGGCTCAGCCGCAACCCCGAGTGGCGGTCGCGGTTCGAGCGGGAACTCGCGGTCATCGGGCGGGTCGCCGGGTTCTGCACCGCGCAGGTCCTGGACGCCGACTTCTCCGGCGACGCCCCGTACGTGGTGAGCGAGTACGTCCCCGGCCCGTCGCTCAGCGCGCAGGTCGGCGCGCACGGGCCGCGCACCGGGACCGACCTGGACCGGCTGGCGATCGGCACCGTCACCGCGCTCGCCGCGATCCACCGCGCCGGGATCCTGCACCGCGACTTCAAGCCGTCGAACGTCCTGATGGGGCCGGACGGCCCGCGCGTCATCGACTTCGGCATCGCGCGGGTGCTCGGCTCCTCCTCGTCGTCCAAGGGCAGCGGGATCATGGGGACGCCCTCCTACATGGCGCCCGAGCAGATCGCCGACGGCGACCTCGGCGCGGGCGTGGACATGTTCGCCTGGGCGGCGACGATGGTGTTCGCCGCGACCGGACGGCACCCCTTCGGTAACGACAACATCTCCGCAGTGTTCCACCGGATCCTGCACTACGAGCCGGACATGTCCGCGCTCCCGGACACGCTGCGCGGCGTCGTCGCCGCCTGCCTGGCCAAGGACGCCGCGCGCCGCCCCGAGGCCCAGCAGGTGCTGCTCGACCTGCTCGGCGGCGCCGCCCCGGCCGCCCCCGCCGCGCCGTACGGGGCGCGGGACGACCGGGCGCTGAGCACCGGCGCGCAGTTCGCGGCGCCCCCGCACGTCCCGCCGCACCCGTCCCCGCCCGCGCGGCCGCGCGCGTCCGCCGACCCCCCGTCCCCGCCCGCCCCGCCGCTCGGTGGCGCCCACCCGCCGCCCCCGGGGGCGGAGGACGGTACGCACCCGGCCGGCTCGACCGACACCGTCCCGCCGGTCCGGCCCCGGCGGAGGCTGCGGATCGCCGCGCTCGCGCTGCCGGTGGTACTGCTCGCCGGCGGCGGCGCGGCCTGGGCGGTGGTGGCCGCCGCGTCCGGCGGCGAGGACCCGCCCGCGTCCACCGACGCCGCGGCGCCGCCGGCCGGCGCGGCCGCCGGCGTCCGGTCCGCCGAGCACGCGGTCGAGACGGTGCTGAGCTTCGACCACGCGTCCTACGAGCGGAACGTGACCGCCGCGCACGGGGTGTCCACCGAACGGTACGGCGCCGACTACGACCGCCAGCTCGCCGCCCGCGACTACCGCGCGGAGCTGGAGTCGAAGGACGGGTCGGTGACCACGGACATCGCCGGTTCCGCGGTGGTCTCCGCCACCCCGGACTCGGTCACGGTCCTGACGTACGTGGAGCGGACGGTCCGCGCGTCCGGCGCCGAGCCGAACGAGCTGCGGGATCCGATGCGCGCCACCGTGATCCGGCGCGGCGACCGCTGGCTGCTCGACACCCTCTACACGCTCCGGGCCGGTTCCCCGCGCGCCCGGACCGACGGTGCGCGCTGGCCGGGGGCCCGGGCCCGGGACGTCCTGTCCGTCGTGGCGCGGCACCCGTCGATCGCGGCGGGCACGATCGTGGGGGCGGGGCTGCGGCCGGGCGGGTCCGGCGACGAGATCACGGCGCTGGTGGCGCTCGGCGAGTGCACCTCGGCCTGCGACGACGCGGACCCCATCGGCGTCCACCAGGTGCGCGTCGGCAAGGCGGGCGACGGCTGGCGGGTGATCGGCGCGCGGAAACTGTGA